The Devosia sp. genome segment GTATGTGGGCATTTCTTCTGCCATGTCATGCACAATGATTATCTTGTCGCCAAAGGCCATGACGTTACCGCGCTGAAGGACGAGATCCTTCACCATTTGCGTCTGCGTGGCGCAAAATACCCAGCGGAGCACAATGTTGGCCACCAGTATGAAGCTGGGCCGGAACAGGCGGCCTTCTTTCGCGAGCTGGACCCAACCAATGCCTTCAATCCTGGTATTGGCAAGACGCCTCGCGGCAAACATTGGCAGGATGACGGCGCGCATTGCGGACACCGGCATTGATCTGTGGATCGGAGAGGAACCTCTTCGATCCTTGCGACCAAAAGGATAATCTCGTGAAGGTGGAAGTCCTCTACATTACGGACATCTATTGTGTCTGGTGCTTCGGATTTGCCGGTGTCATCGACCGCTTGGCGAGCGAACGGGCCGACGAGGTTAGCGTGACGGTCCTGAACGGCGGCATGATCCCCCGCGACGTGACACTGGCTGGTATGTTTGGTCGATTTCCCGACCCTGTCGGCCTGCACCAGAATGTCACCAGAATGACCGGCAGCCGGTTTGGCGACAACTACATGAACGAATTGCGCAACATGCGGACTTCTTCCCGAGTGCTCAATTCGAGCAGGCCGACACGCGCCATAGCAGCACTCAGATCTTTCGGCACCGCGGGCGACCTGGAGATCGCGCAGAAGATTCAGCGGGTCTGGTACGTCGAGGGAGGGGACCTTCAGAGCACAGCGAGTTATGCCCCGGTAGCTCATGAACTGGGCGTCGACTTCCGGGATTTTTGTCTACGCTATGAATCGGTTGAGACCGCTGACGAGGTGCAGAGCCAATGGGATTGGGTCGGCTCGATGGGAGTTGAGGGCTATCCGGCGGTTCTTACAAGGACGGGGGAGAACTCGTTTTCTATGCTGGCACGTGGCTATCTGCCCTATGATCAGCTTTCGGCGCGGGTGGACGCGGCGCTTGCATTGCTGGAAAACGATATGGCCGCAAATGGAGCTGTTTGCGCGCTGGACGGCTCGGGGTGTGATTGATGGCAGGTGAGGGAGCGCAGCTAGGCCAGCTTCTTGCGCCCGTTTCAGGCCAACCGGGGAAATCGGATTGAGGTCCGCTTTTCTCTGTTTAGGGTGACATTCGTGCAGCAGGTTGGCAGCCGGCAGTATCCCGGCCCTAGAACACTGATACTCACTGTGGTGGCGATGCTGGCCTTCGCGGGAAATTCGATTTTCTGTCGCCTGGCCCTGGCAGGTGGTGGAATTGATCCGGGCTCATTTACGCTGCTCCGGCTGATCAGCGGTAGTGCGATGTTGGCACTTATCGTTGCCATGACGAGGTCACGTCCATGGGCAAGGGCGGGGTCGTGGCGTTCGGCTCTTGCGCTTGCCGTCTATGCCTCGGCTTTTTCCTTTGCATATGTACATCTTCAAGCAGGAACAGGTGCATTTTTGCTGTTTGCCTCTGTCCAGGTGACGATGGTGCTTGCAGGTTTCGCAAGAGGAAGTCGTCTGGCGCCACTACAATGGCTGGGTCTCATTGTGGCGCTGGGGGGACTGGCGGCCCTAGTTGCTCCAGGCGTCAGTGCCCCTGATCCAGCCAGTGCCGCATTGATGATAGTCGCAGGCGTCGCCTGGGGGGGCTATTCGCTGCTTGGACGTGGTGAGACCGATGCTCTCCTGGCGACTGCCGGCAATTTCATGCGTGGGCAGGTTCTGGTGGCGCTGATGTTGGTTCCTGTGCTTTTGTACGGGGTAGAAATTTCAGCCCAGGGCCTGCTCTTCGCCGTGCTTTCGGGCGCGCTTGCCTCTGGGGCTGGCTATGCGATTTGGTACTCGGCGCTGGCCGACCTCGCTCCCGTGGAAGGGGCCTCGGTGCAGCTCAGCGTCCCGGTGCTGACAGCCCTGCTCGGTGCAGTCCTGCTGTCCGAGCCACTGACTCTGCGGTTTTCGTTGTCGTCGGTGGTCATCGTGGCCGGCATTCTGCTGGTCATTTTTGCGCAGCGCGGAATGAAGTGATCCAAAGAGCCCTGTTTCACCTGATCGGCAGGTTCGAGGGGGCCGACATCGGAGCGGTTCGGGATTGTGGGGGCCAATGCGTTC includes the following:
- a CDS encoding DMT family transporter codes for the protein MQQVGSRQYPGPRTLILTVVAMLAFAGNSIFCRLALAGGGIDPGSFTLLRLISGSAMLALIVAMTRSRPWARAGSWRSALALAVYASAFSFAYVHLQAGTGAFLLFASVQVTMVLAGFARGSRLAPLQWLGLIVALGGLAALVAPGVSAPDPASAALMIVAGVAWGGYSLLGRGETDALLATAGNFMRGQVLVALMLVPVLLYGVEISAQGLLFAVLSGALASGAGYAIWYSALADLAPVEGASVQLSVPVLTALLGAVLLSEPLTLRFSLSSVVIVAGILLVIFAQRGMK